From Roseisolibacter agri, a single genomic window includes:
- the lptC gene encoding LPS export ABC transporter periplasmic protein LptC: MPHRPSRFVGVAIFATALAAACQDTKPPTLPARSAIPDSADQVMFGLRHFVWSGGLRRAQLVSDTAFFYDQMNRIELRNVRTIFYTVNGDSNGVMTAQRGSFDVRNQRLEGRGDVKISTVDGRRLSSPQLVYERLSNQVTSDTSFTFTDGKKTMSGIGLRTDPQLRNLQVLRGASGSAPVGTPPARAGRAGRSR; encoded by the coding sequence ATGCCCCACCGTCCGTCGCGCTTCGTCGGCGTCGCCATCTTCGCGACCGCGCTCGCCGCGGCCTGCCAGGACACGAAGCCGCCGACGCTGCCCGCGCGAAGCGCCATCCCCGACTCGGCGGACCAGGTCATGTTCGGGCTCCGGCACTTCGTCTGGAGCGGCGGCCTGCGGCGCGCGCAGCTCGTGTCCGACACCGCGTTCTTCTACGACCAGATGAACCGGATCGAGCTGCGCAACGTGCGGACGATCTTCTACACGGTGAACGGCGACTCGAACGGCGTCATGACCGCGCAGCGCGGCAGCTTCGACGTCCGCAACCAGCGCCTCGAGGGGCGCGGCGACGTGAAGATCAGCACCGTCGACGGCCGGCGGCTGTCCTCGCCGCAGCTCGTGTACGAGCGGCTGTCGAACCAGGTCACCAGCGACACCAGCTTCACGTTCACCGACGGCAAGAAGACGATGTCGGGCATCGGTCTGCGGACCGATCCGCAGCTGCGGAACCTGCAGGTGCTGCGCGGCGCCAGCGGCAGCGCGCCGGTGGGCACGCCGCCCGCGCGCGCCGGGCGGGCCGGGCGGTCGCGCTGA
- a CDS encoding KpsF/GutQ family sugar-phosphate isomerase: MSDALALDERAVAHAPAIESAEDVVARGRRVIRLETEALAEVERRLDGAFARAVELIRSSPGRVIVAGVGKSGLIGRKIAATLTSTGTPATFLHPVESVHGDLGIVGPSDVAILLSKSGETAELLPLLEQLERFGVRIIAITGNLQSSLARNADVALDAWVREEACPHDLAPTTSTTTALALGDALAVTLLEVKGFQREDFARLHPGGALGRRLLTRVADVMLTSDLPVLAPDETMRRAVVALAERRGIAIIVEEGRVVGVFTAGDLTRLMEREEDFFAIPVRDVMVRSPKTARPEELGSAVVYRMERHGIMAMPVVDEAHTLVGVVHLHDLMRAGAA; the protein is encoded by the coding sequence GTGAGCGATGCCCTGGCGCTCGACGAGCGCGCCGTGGCGCACGCGCCGGCGATCGAGTCCGCCGAGGACGTGGTCGCGCGTGGCCGCCGTGTGATCCGGCTCGAGACCGAGGCGCTCGCCGAGGTGGAGCGCCGTCTCGACGGCGCGTTCGCGCGCGCCGTCGAGTTGATCCGCTCGTCGCCCGGGCGCGTGATCGTGGCCGGCGTCGGCAAGTCGGGGCTGATCGGCCGCAAGATCGCCGCGACGCTCACGTCGACTGGCACTCCCGCGACCTTCCTGCATCCGGTCGAGAGCGTGCACGGCGACCTCGGGATCGTCGGCCCGTCCGACGTCGCGATCCTCCTCTCCAAGAGCGGCGAGACGGCGGAGCTGCTGCCGCTGCTGGAGCAGCTGGAGCGCTTCGGCGTCCGGATCATCGCCATCACGGGCAACCTGCAGTCGTCGCTCGCTCGCAACGCGGACGTCGCGCTCGACGCATGGGTGCGCGAGGAGGCCTGCCCGCACGACCTGGCGCCCACCACCAGCACGACGACGGCGCTCGCGCTCGGCGATGCGCTGGCCGTGACGCTCCTCGAGGTGAAGGGCTTCCAGCGCGAGGACTTCGCGCGGCTGCACCCCGGCGGTGCGCTCGGGCGCCGGCTGCTCACGCGTGTGGCGGACGTGATGCTCACGAGCGACCTGCCAGTGCTCGCGCCCGACGAGACGATGCGCCGCGCGGTGGTCGCGCTGGCGGAGCGGCGCGGGATCGCGATCATCGTCGAGGAGGGCAGGGTGGTCGGCGTCTTCACCGCCGGCGACCTCACCCGCCTGATGGAGCGCGAGGAGGACTTCTTCGCGATCCCGGTCCGCGACGTCATGGTGCGCTCCCCCAAGACGGCCCGCCCCGAGGAACTCGGCAGCGCCGTGGTGTACCGCATGGAGCGCCACGGGATCATGGCCATGCCCGTCGTCGACGAGGCGCACACCCTCGTGGGCGTGGTGCACCTTCACGACCTGATGCGCGCGGGCGCCGCTTGA
- a CDS encoding KdsC family phosphatase, translating into MSATISASAGRTHDAAPTLDAARAMRVKWVGLDVDGVLTDGGIYLGDVAGERMEFKRYDIQDGLGILMMRMAGIKVAIVTGRVSDSVRLRAAELSVDDLVQDPKARKLPALKRIAGERGIGLDEMAFLGDDLPDVGVLREVGLPVAVGNATEDARRAASHGIRLSRRGGHGAVREFAEVLLRARGQWEEVTERYVAVCSADVEPAVGLP; encoded by the coding sequence ATGAGCGCCACGATCTCGGCGTCCGCCGGACGCACGCACGATGCGGCGCCCACGCTCGATGCCGCGCGCGCCATGCGCGTGAAGTGGGTCGGGCTCGACGTCGACGGTGTGCTCACCGACGGCGGCATCTATCTGGGCGACGTCGCGGGCGAGCGCATGGAGTTCAAGCGCTACGACATCCAGGACGGCCTCGGCATCCTCATGATGCGGATGGCGGGCATCAAGGTCGCCATCGTCACGGGCCGCGTGTCGGACAGCGTGCGGCTGCGCGCCGCGGAGCTGAGCGTCGACGATCTCGTGCAGGATCCGAAGGCGCGCAAGCTGCCCGCGCTGAAGCGCATCGCCGGCGAGCGCGGCATCGGCCTCGACGAGATGGCCTTCCTCGGCGACGATCTGCCCGACGTCGGCGTGCTGCGCGAGGTCGGGCTGCCGGTCGCCGTCGGCAACGCGACGGAGGACGCGCGGCGCGCCGCGAGCCACGGCATCCGCCTGTCGCGTCGCGGCGGTCACGGAGCGGTGCGCGAGTTCGCCGAGGTGCTGCTGCGCGCCCGCGGCCAGTGGGAGGAGGTCACCGAGCGCTACGTCGCGGTCTGCTCGGCCGACGTGGAGCCCGCGGTGGGGCTGCCGTGA
- the kdsA gene encoding 3-deoxy-8-phosphooctulonate synthase, giving the protein MSVSVPSTARTRRPDAPVFPRGALFLIAGPCQLEDDALNLRVAEHLARLAERVPGGIVFKASFDKANRSNPGAMRGPGMEQGLEALARVKEATGLPILTDVHLPEQCAPVAEVVDVLQIPAFLCRQTDLLEAAGATGRPVNVKKGQWMHPEGMRGAVQKVRRASRGHERLSLPSGDAVAVTERGTFFGYGDLVVDMRGFTRLREACDAPVIFDATHSVQQPGRGEAGASGGLREFIPTLAAAAVAAGADGLFMETHPDPDHAPSDGPNMIPLDQLDALVARMVRLWEAARA; this is encoded by the coding sequence ATGAGCGTCTCCGTCCCCTCGACTGCCCGCACGCGCCGGCCGGACGCGCCGGTGTTTCCGCGCGGCGCGCTCTTCCTCATCGCCGGCCCGTGCCAGCTCGAGGACGACGCGCTGAACCTGCGCGTCGCGGAGCACCTCGCGCGCCTGGCCGAGCGCGTGCCGGGCGGCATCGTCTTCAAGGCGAGCTTCGACAAGGCCAACCGCTCGAACCCCGGCGCCATGCGCGGGCCCGGCATGGAGCAGGGCCTCGAGGCGCTGGCGCGCGTGAAGGAGGCGACCGGCCTGCCGATCCTCACGGACGTGCACCTGCCCGAGCAGTGCGCGCCCGTCGCCGAGGTGGTCGACGTGCTGCAGATCCCGGCCTTCCTCTGCCGGCAGACGGACCTCCTCGAGGCCGCCGGTGCGACGGGTCGGCCGGTGAACGTGAAGAAGGGCCAGTGGATGCACCCGGAGGGGATGCGCGGCGCCGTGCAGAAGGTCCGCCGCGCGAGCCGCGGCCACGAGCGGCTCTCGCTGCCGTCGGGCGACGCGGTCGCCGTGACGGAGCGCGGGACCTTCTTCGGCTACGGCGATCTCGTCGTCGACATGCGCGGCTTCACGCGACTGCGCGAGGCATGCGACGCGCCGGTGATCTTCGACGCGACGCACTCGGTGCAGCAGCCCGGACGGGGCGAGGCGGGCGCGAGCGGCGGCCTGCGCGAGTTCATCCCCACGCTCGCGGCGGCGGCGGTCGCGGCGGGCGCGGACGGTCTGTTCATGGAGACGCACCCGGATCCCGATCATGCGCCCAGCGACGGCCCGAACATGATCCCGCTCGACCAGCTCGACGCGCTGGTCGCGCGCATGGTGCGGCTGTGGGAGGCCGCGCGCGCATGA